The Rhopalosiphum maidis isolate BTI-1 chromosome 4, ASM367621v3, whole genome shotgun sequence region GTATGATCTCTTATCCCCTAATAGAGCTACTCTTGATATTAGAGAAGATGGCCGCGGAATTTGTATTCCTGGTTTAACTGAAATAGGTGTAACTGATTTTTCTTCAACACTTCAATGTTTAGTacaggtaattattttttatgatatgggtgttgaaatattatttctaatatctATTCATTAAATGTCGATACTTGTTTTAGGGTTCCAGTGGTAGAGCAACTGGTGCAACTGCAATGAATGCTCAATCATCTCGTAGtcattgtatatttacattaactaTAAGTCAAATGCAAGAAAatgggtaaaatatttttttgaataatctaattattttttactaaaaattatgtgtttaGAAACAATACAACTGCCAAATTTCACTTGGTAGATTTAGCTGGATCAGAACGAAGCAAAAAAACTAAAGCTACCGGTGAAAGGTTTAAAGAAGGTGTTAATATTAACAAGGGTTTATTGTCTTTGGGAAACGTTATTACTTCTTTATGTGAGAAATCTGCTCATATTTCTTATAGAGATAGTAAACTTACTCGTTTATTGCAAGGTAAATGTTAATTGAATGAAAccaaaaagatttttattttttcatataattttttcaactacTATTTATAGACTCTTTGGGCGGAAATTCTGTGACATTAATGATTGCATGTATTAGTCCTGCTGACTATAATATGGATGAAACTGTTAGTACTTTACGGTACGCTAATAGagcattacaaattaaaaataagcctGTTATAAACCAGGATCCAATTACTGCCCAAATTTCTGCACTTTCTAAAGaggtatttagtttaaattttacttaaataatcagTGTTTCATGttgcttttttaaaatttagaatcatgatttgaaactaaaaatagttGCAATGGAAACTAATGGTTTTGTCAGTTGTCCACCAGAACATATTACGTtgcaaaaaactaataaagatTTACAAGAAAAGATACGTGCTATGAGTCAAGTATTGAGTGAATACATGACACAAAGTGCATCACTAAACATGAAAgcattattagtaaatatttaatacttttcacATTtgggattttaaatttttaataatttttttgaaataggcTGAAACTGGACGtgatacaatgaaaaaaaatcttgaagaattaaaaatagattttgaaaatgcACTGAAGTGCAATGATTTagaagaatttaataatataaaacataaaattggctcaattatggtatattacttaaataaaatagttgaaattacttaaaaataattaaatgtcatCTATCTGTAGGATGAGCATAATCGAACCGAAGTAGAAATTAGCGGAGATGATTATGTTACTGCTACTGAAGACATGGATGAAGATGATGTATCTGACCCAGATAATGAAACTGATCAAACTAAAGAGCAAATGGTTATGGAAACAATACAGTTAAATCGTGAACTTAACAAATTGAATAAAGAACTGGCTATGAAGGAGCATTTAGCTGCTAAACTAATTGAATCAGTTTCTCATATTGGTGAATATTGTCCCGAAGAAAGTAcagaagaattaaaaaataaacttgaacaattaaaacaaGAACGTGATCAATTAGAAGAAGCTCTTAAAGCTgctcaaacaaataatattaattctaagtatgtttacattataatatttatgtaatttatattattaaaaaataattttttttttttttaatacaaggttatctGAACAAAGACGTAAAAAGTTGCAAGAGCTTGagcaaaaaatatcaaatctaACTAAGAAATGTTTAGAGCAAGatcgaattattaaaatgaaagctaagaatgataaaaaagtagaaaatttaaataatgaaataaaggTCAGTtagatcatttaaaaaatatttccattatGATTCTTACTTTTAGCTTTAatgataagaatttttttttagagcattAAAGTTatgaaagtaaaattaattcaacaaaTGAAAAGCGAAAATGAAAAGTTTAGACAGTTTAAGTTAGAACGTGATCGAGAACTTTGTCGTTTAAAGGAAAATGAACGTaagcaaaaaaatcaaatgattCGTATGGAACGATTACATGTTAGACAACAAGCGGCTCTGAAACGTAAATTAGAAGAAGCtgcaaatgttaataaaagaCTCAAAGTAATTTCATtggttatatattacaataaattatctcTGTCTATTGAtttctgtaattattatttaggatgCTCTTGCAGTCCGCAAAGCTATTGAGGTTAAAAGAGATGAGGCGTTCATGCCAAAAGCTCAGCGTATTCAAAAATGGGTAAATGAAGAGTTGGATGTGCTAATGAGTACAGTTGATGCGGAAAAAACTTTAGAGCAATTGGAAATAGATCGagaaactatatataaaatgatacagAGATGTGAAgtaaaaaagatatataatatttatgaaataaaaatgttttattttatgtaataatgattaatttccTTAGGAACAACTTGAAACAACAGGACTCACAGATGAATTTAAGTTTGGTTtaaaaatggataaaaatgaaataactgAAGAATTACAGTTAAGAACTGCACAGATAATGGAACttagacaaaaaatatttgatagtaATGAAGGTAtgcatcatttaaaaatatttatttatattttacttctatattagttaaatttttttgtaatatttaagttttggaattaactgttttaattagctatatatttgtaattattaaaaatgtattttgtgcttttttactttttatataaagaCTGACTTGTTGGCACTCTTTGTTTTACTTTggtacaaaatattagtattttgtgATACTTGAAAGTATAAATGCGTTATTgccttagaaaaaaaatatgtttaatttttgtaattttagccttaaatttttaatacttcaaGTAACTAAAGCATGGTACCTTTTaactttcaaataaaatatagatttggtattatttttaaaataattaatgtatgttcacagaattaatgaaaaaaaatcgttttgatCATTTAACAACAATTGCTGATACCAAAACTGCTTTAAAACATGTATTCCATGTAGCTGCTGATAATAGGAGAGCTATGTTAGAATTACAGAATCAAATTGAGGAACTTAAAGTAAGACAAttgttagatatattattaattaacattaataattctacaattactgaaaaaattaattatatataatttaaaagttcttTACATAAGGTTAATAATTctgtaaatttgatttaaggCATCTTTACTTGAAAagaaagatattattaaaagaggAGAGAAGAAAGTATTAGACATAATGAATAAACATCAAAAGCAAGTAGAACATCTTCAAAAGGAATATGAAGACaatgtaatactaatataaaagttatggtataaaaaatgatttactatatgtatatattaattttagattctagtTTTATTGAGACAATTGAATGAGAAAGAGAGAGTATCAAATGGAGGTAATGGTGGTGAATTTGCAGAACGATTCAGGATCTATGATGATCAACTTAGTAAATTTGAACAGTTAAGAGAAGAATTAAATCAGAAAGACAAGCTAATATTAGATCTTCAAACAGTTGTAAATAATGGAGTTGGTTCATACCGTTCAAAAtcttcaaaatctaaaaatatgaattcttcCCCTATAACTCCAGTAGGTTAaactttgattattttttgatttgatttataattaataattattgttacagACTAACATTGAGGTTGATGATACCAAAGAGAATTGTGTAGATATTACACCATTACGTCGACGTTTGAACAAGTTAAAACGAgaggtaatttaatataatctatccGTTTAAactagaattaattaaaatgcattgtAAAACTTTAGAGCAGGATGTTTGAACCTTCCGAAGAACGTGCAAATCGTTTGAATTTAAAGAGGAATGCTGAAGGACAACCTATGTGTTTATgcatcaaaaattgtttaaaaaatatttgtatgtgcCAAAAAAAGAATTTGTCGTGTTCCAAGTATTGTAAATGTTCTGCTGCAGCGTGCACAAATAGACATTCACCTGTAAgtcttgtaattttattttgtaaaatatgttattgaacGTAaggatattaattgttatcatCACTTAAATCGGTGTGATCTACCAACCTGTTTTTGGTGAACATGATTTGTGATCCGCTTAGCATTACTCAAAAGACCACGAGGAGGTGGgcttaaatgtatttcaaaaatatttacccgtatatagctaaaaaaaaagttcaaatttaaatcatatccaCATATAAGTTTCGTTTTAGCCAATTTAGTTGtcgttatttatgtatgtagctcgcataatttctaaaaaagcAATGAACAAATCTGATTCACTTTTCTGCCACATCTTCCAACAATACTGATATAAATGGGACTGAAGCATATGGATAAGTACGCCTctctttttctttaatatgtGTGCGCACATGTTAGGGGTCAACATAATTTTCTTGATTAACAGTTTTATGAATGAACCCTTCTGCTGTTAAACATTGGTATGAAGGCCACTTTTTTGTGAATGACAGAACCACCTTCAAATAACCAATAAAGAACTGGATAGTAATGGGTAGATCACAGAGCACATGTAAGCGTTAGATCGCACGCTACACTAGCACccttaaatcaaattaattctacaattttaacagttataatgtaatgcattttgtttttttttatataatttcttatattggtataataatattaattctctTACATCCTATGTTAAACTAGTAATCAATGCCATTTGACATTTAaggaatttattaaaagtgatagtaatgattattatatttaattggccCTAAATAGTTTTTGCAATGAGTTTAACATGATTTTTAaagagttaaattaatataatatataaatataacatattttttggaCAAATGCTTTTAGATATTGTTAGTGATATCACTACCTaacctaaataaaaacattaaattataataatagaaaaaaataattacttaactttttatttcagaAACATGAACCTATCCAAGAAGAAGAAGAGGAAGTActtgaaaatgttttgaaccaaacatttaaaaaaccaaagttagtatgattattttatcctatttatagtattttgtaaattattattgttttgtaatttgtttgtaatttcCTTTATAaagaacaatataaaatgtattgcccCACCACTAAATAActgtactttaatataaatagtaaacatttgtaatattttaaattataaccatgTGGCCATAATGTGTTATTTCAAATGCatacctatagtatattttcaaattttactaatttaaattaaaataatattaaagattaattttaatgagtcatatatcacaatatttaataccggTTTAAATTTCAGTAACAAAACCATGTCatttaaaccaataaaatgtgtataaatagaCAAGAAATGACAAGTAAAGAATCTTtagataatatagttaaatgttcttgtattaattatttaatatttttatttaaaagttttgttGTGGTATATAAAAAGGTCTGTGTACAcagtataataacaaacatcCAGCaagtactatttatttaaaaaaaaaatatttataactaatcttataatgttatgttttagAACCGAATTGCCCACAATAGCAGACATAGCAAATGAAACATAcgataaaattttagaataatgtaaattgaaaaattttaatgtaggtaaatagcctttttaatttatactcttCTATCATGTTTTTtacgtttaattttttgaccaacacttatttatttattttattggattcatttttctaaatttgggtattttggtataatatgtatatatgtatattaattttatgtgttttttttttaatatagattttactatcttttgtaattaataaaattaaaaaacatattgtaaaGTTGTAagttttcttaataaaaattactaagatATTACCtgaaacattatttaactttaaaaaatatatcaagttTGCAATGAGTTAaagttatcattaattttgttaaataattattatcatggataacatatacaattgtcttaaaattttccatttatttatatttaacaatatttagtttaaaattgtattaatattaaaagataattttttgaatgtatttcaaatatgtgttttttttttttatttaagcataCAGTGCTTAAATACTAACTAATTAACTAAGCAGCACAGCCGGAAATCTCCCAAGGGAGCAAACCACTAGATATAACACCAAAattatacgtttaatatattatcaacacaataaattgataaaataaataatttaagtaagtatattaaatacattaagtattgtttattattttgaccatgacaattatatgtataatcatcgataaataaatactagtatttttatggtataatatatagatattccATGTATAATGAATtgccaatattttaaatataatattatcctctTAAGTCCCCAACAGACTCTTGGAGTAatagttttaacaaaaatgatttttatacaataaaaataaaaaaactttactgTAGtaagttgtttaaataaatataaaattttcaaatgtatgaaaaaattattacatattatgttataataattattaggtattattgaaatttgcgTCCCTCTTACAATTTCGCCTCTGGCCCTCTTACCCTGTTATGAATACGGCCCTGAAACTTTGTAAGATATTGCTTGCATCCTACAGGATCCCTATACTGCATCCGATTCCTTCTTAGAGCGTGTCCAGAGGCGCTTTCTATTCTTTGCCGGCAGTGTTCTCAAAATCAATCACCTGGTACATGACTACACTCCTGTTTTACATGCATTATGTTTAGATACCTTAGCTGACAGagaaactaatataaatctaaaattccttcagagaattattattagtggtACATATGGTGCGTCATCTCTCCTATCCCGTGTACAATTTAGAGTTCCTTAACATTCCACTGCTCCATTTGTTGTCCCTTTTCGTATCTCCAATTAAAGTCGCAATCGCCCCATCGACCGTTTAATGCGTCTAGCCTCTGACGAATGAGTCTACTACCTATTTATAGGATATAGTTCTGTCTATCAACACCGCTTGATCCAAATTATATTAGGTTCTGTGtattatttcgaaaataaccataaaaataactgtattataataataatattatgtatgttttttttgtatatttatctttGTGAAATTGTCCTAACGGGcgttagttaattaataaataaattatacgaataggtattattgtgtttaaatgtattacacgAACCAGGGGGGGAGTGCCCTCGCCATCTGGATTAAatctacttataaatattatggataaaaaaaaaacaatttttgtttctataatagtaaatggatactttaaaatttgaaaattaaaaaattaattttgatcgtTGGCCCTTGCAATGTAAAGGTTATTCCCGTTCAACACAGCACGTATAATCTACGTTTAAAAAAGGATAATgttggtgtatatatatacgtaattaatattcgtataatatacatcaataataCGTGTAGTATAGAGGTATTAGTAGTTGGTCGAACTTAAATCGATTTACGTGTAAGAATACACGAATATATTAGGTTTAAGATGCGTTGATGcatattcgtatattttcCATTGTAAAATTGCGTTTAATTAACgtcgattattattacagtattacatacataatatacgttgaATATCTATCTTTTGAcccaaaaatattcattataatttctactaattatcaactaaatatattcatatattacacGTAACTTTGTGGTTATTCGTAtccgtatattatacgtttaatatatgtttatttgtttactggGTTGAactttgattatataaaattaaaatcaatggtgggtttttgtttttttgttccgTGTCAACTTTACCGACAAAACAATGTACGTTTGGTTGCCTAGCTCTACAATTAGACGAACTCGCACGAATTTTTTTACGTTTGTAGACATTAAACATAGGTAGTAGGTATCTTGTCAGTAGAGCCGGATTAATGAAATTAGTGGCCCTgggctaatttatttttgcgggccctaattttacaaaaaaaagtatttttattattatatgtcaaTTGATATGTATTAGTcaagtaagaaaaatattttccctTTGAGAGCAAACttacattatatagttaatttattaaaaattacaatttaattaaatattaaaatataaaatatatagtaataatacaaaaatacaaacaaatgatcatttaaaatatcattttctaGATTTACTTGATGCATAAGTATCTAGAAGTGTCTAAGTAtacttatgttattttaaattgacatAATTGTTAATGCGTTCAATCAATCTTCAATTTGTGCAGATCTTAGTCGATTTTTAATTAGAGCCAACCAGCTAACTTCTACTTCTACAGAACGTTCTACTTCACAATTTGTCAATGGTTTTATCAGCCATCAAGTATAATTTCAATGCGATATATACATTTGGAAAAACATCGCAATAAGATTTCGTTTACAATGAAGTTTTGATATACCACCACAGTTGTCAATAGTTTTCTGTAGAAActgttttgatataataataaaaatgagatatttctgttttcaaattattatcgaGATCGTTATGGTAAAACTGAATACAGTTATTTAATGAACTAATATCTGATTCATTGTCAGTTTTAAagttaactaaaaatttgaattgagaaagaaaaagaattataagaatttagtTTTCTGACAAAttcataaatcaatttatttatagactataataacaAAGAAAGTATCGacttcaaactttttttcccgcttaaaatagtttgattttcacataattttcaaaattataattttgacaaattaatCACGAacttattgcatttttatgtTCTATAGTATAGAATTTATACTGTTTGCATGACTAAGATACTTACAAattcatcaatatattttcaatcatgAAAACCTAATTTCGaaaatgaagtttttaatttactttaaaattgaaataaatcatGTGAAAAACAGAAAACTGTTCCAACTGATTCCGAATATATTAACCATTgactagttattatatttttttattataattttattaccataatatattttttgatcgaattatataattgtagaaAAGCTGCAAGcccataatatgttattgggAGCCCTTTAATCCGGATGTGCTGTAGTCAGGGTAAACAGTTAACTACTCTGTGAGTGTTATGTtcttatgcataatatattttaatttcataggaCATAGATAGTGATGAATTTAGTTTGGATCACGTGTCTAACCTaagaagtaataatatttttgtgccGAATGTGCAAGTCGCAACTGCAGTATAAGGCAgcaatatatacacaatttgtATGTTTGAAATGTGCACGATTTTGGTTCATTCATAAAAACCTGCCCATAGAAAGATGAACAAGTTTATCAACCAGTTAAAtgttcacataatattatgtgcatgTATTATCTAAttgaaattaagtttaaatgtattagtgTTCCAATTAGAAATTcggataatagatatattgtacctacctatatgttACCTATAAGTTGTATGGAAAGTTACTCGTATAATAAACGTTCACgttgaataatattgcataatacTACAAAATACATAGTCTACTagtgaaaaattgattttttcttGTCAATACTGAAATTGTGCAAATTTcgaatatagattttatttttatgtatataaatgtggAAATGGAAATCGTTGTCACACATGTTCTTTGAAACTACTCATCCGATtaccttgatttttttttaatgaaagagTATATTACgaagtttaattttgattctataaattactgaaaaatcaaattatattatttttttaaataaataggcaAATACATCCgtgttattagtaattaatataaattagtattttagtgaATAGTTGATGTAGTATAACAGTACAAaactttttagttattttttgttcatagTATTGAATTATATGAGTTATTAGCTAATGGTTTTTGGCTCAGAAtgaaatggaaataaaattTGGATCTTtcaacaaaagaaaaataatttaaaaaaaatgctactGTCAAATGGTCAAAAAAAGAATTGCTGGACGGGTCAACTTCATGTTAAGTCGATATGTCGGAAACGCCAAATCagaataccaaaaatattatttatccttattccttatatgtataatagttaagtatgttatgtatataaaatggtGTACGGTATAcgttaaaacttatataattttaaaaatatgttccgAATGTGTGACGTACTCCACCAtcccatattatatataaaaatatgtaatatatataattgttatatagttTTCGCAGGCCGCATAAATCTTCTACCGGTCGTCTCTGGGTTTGACGGTTTTGCgagaataatgtttataataactgtactttatatatatatatagagagagattttatattaagtccATACGATATAAGTCCGTAATGTAAAACGCCCTTTATGTCCGAGGGGTGATCTCACGCACAGTGTCCGGCGTGGTCGTCGagcaattcaatataatatattataatactataatactggTGGGGTAGGGTGGGCGGTAGCGTTTGGCACAGTTATTTCCGCATCCGAGTTAAACGCATCGTGATTGCCAATTAGTAggaaataactaattatcaagtaataactaatgaatataaaatatagtgtgCAACAAACGTATTTAAAACTCTTTTTATCTTCGGTTAATGATCCTATACTCGTTGCGTAGtgactataaattaatgattgtaaattgttttgtacAGTATATACGAGTAGattatattggtattataaCATACCCATCATAAATAGGGTGGTTACCCGGGCACCAGGAACTCAGAATTTCGTTCTCGGGATCATATCACTTTTTGTAACtctttaattgtaataatttttaaccatcacacaattttgaaatcgaccacctatattattatgtatatgttagGCTAGGATATGAGAACAAAatctgattttgattttttatgtaaccGAGATCGGTATGGAATATCGCGAAAttaaccattttttaaaagaaaaatgttgtcgatatataaatattttaaataatttacaacaataattgaaaCAGTAGACTTGTAAataccaaattatttaatggtaaGTCACATTCAAAACTTTTACTAACTACTTTTAGTTGCTTTGAATTTGCACGTATACGAGACACGAGTATTCAAGTattgaatactaaatattaaataaaaatgaatttaaaaaaatgaaatgggAAATTTAATTGTCTTTGAGCATATTTGCGTTTCTTGAcagatcaataaaaaattagaattttttccaaattctgttttattattatgtgaaaaatagaacacaaaatatttaacacatacATTTAGCGCTATTGTACGAGTATATTTTAGCCTATTAATACactcattgattaaataatcaatgatacaCTGtagttatagatattaaaactaGGGAACAATTTTATCACATTTGTTAGTAGATATAGCTAAATTTATGTGGAACCAATCCGATCACGGCAGTTATGTGTTCGAGGGTATTTTGAATGACATATTTGAGTTTAGGtaggttaaaataaatagatcagattaattttgatatttacagttaataattaatattttgataagttttttcataaaaataaaagtgataggtataattaagttttaaatttttttttttttttaattaaatacattttttatgtcttCACTTTCGTGATTTTAAAAAGAGAAATTAGGAAATTTAGAAGTACTGAAAAGTAGACAACCGATAAGTACCTTTTAACAATTCTTAGTATTTTAGGTATCTGGAAGACATTCATCGATAATATGTTAcgtaaaacgtaaaatatagtAGATATACTGTAttgttatcatcatcatcgtcgtcgtacttaatataaataattatttattttggtcagggtaatattatacaatttttattaaaataaataagcaattattgttattgtatctattattGAACCTGCTAGTGCCATAAGTCATAACGGACAGTTGTCGGCTGGCACCACATACGGTGGGTGTTTGTTCGGACGCCTCGCACCGAAAGTGAATCTTTTAGGCTGGCAACGTTCAACGCACTTGTCGGCGGACACGATGAGGTACGCATGTGGTGTATGCGTGCAGACCTTTACCGGTTGCGATGTTATGCCGAACGTCCTGGCCGGCGCGCggtttttatacacattcgCATTCGTCGAATTGTAGGCCGCCGGCCCGGGACTTCCGGCGCCCGGCGCCTCGCTACCGCAATCCTTGGTCCTCCATTTTCTAGCGCgtggaaacaaaaaaataacgatgttATATTCGGATACctatacaacaaaaatatcgAATGACGCGACTCGATCGGTCAGCCGTAACAATATTGAGGAGTTATAGGCTCATGCCGCGAAAACGGTACCTATTTCTGTCGATTTATATATAGCTGGCCAGTGGCCGccttatagaaatattttcttacGATTACACGAAGGACTTGCCATGTTTTTATTCACTCGAACTCTGTGAAAGTCGCAATAAATagtctgtatatttttttttatcgattttaatataatatagtagtagtagtataatataggtacaagtaAACGAGTCGTTGTAAATTCTAAATCTTGTGTATGGTAGACAATCGCAGGTTAACACAATCctagtttataaatacatttcttgGTATTCGaaagtttataatgttttttaatgataaaattacaagttagtacatttttcataacaataattgttcaCAAACCTTCCTCACCCAACTCCCaagagttattattttgttttttgttacatGTAAAAAAACCAGTGTTCCGTGCgcataccta contains the following coding sequences:
- the LOC113556482 gene encoding chromosome-associated kinesin KIF4 translates to MDSIRVAIRVRPLVKSELDRGCSNCVLADSVNQQIIVNNNANLTFTFNYVFSPENSQNQVYHSAVEDLVQKLFSGYNVTILAYGQTGSGKTHSMGTNFVDDDNEEEKGIIPRAIQNIFNEVQNKSEEAKFSIKASFIELYQEQVYDLLSPNRATLDIREDGRGICIPGLTEIGVTDFSSTLQCLVQGSSGRATGATAMNAQSSRSHCIFTLTISQMQENGNNTTAKFHLVDLAGSERSKKTKATGERFKEGVNINKGLLSLGNVITSLCEKSAHISYRDSKLTRLLQDSLGGNSVTLMIACISPADYNMDETVSTLRYANRALQIKNKPVINQDPITAQISALSKENHDLKLKIVAMETNGFVSCPPEHITLQKTNKDLQEKIRAMSQVLSEYMTQSASLNMKALLAETGRDTMKKNLEELKIDFENALKCNDLEEFNNIKHKIGSIMDEHNRTEVEISGDDYVTATEDMDEDDVSDPDNETDQTKEQMVMETIQLNRELNKLNKELAMKEHLAAKLIESVSHIGEYCPEESTEELKNKLEQLKQERDQLEEALKAAQTNNINSKLSEQRRKKLQELEQKISNLTKKCLEQDRIIKMKAKNDKKVENLNNEIKSIKVMKVKLIQQMKSENEKFRQFKLERDRELCRLKENERKQKNQMIRMERLHVRQQAALKRKLEEAANVNKRLKDALAVRKAIEVKRDEAFMPKAQRIQKWVNEELDVLMSTVDAEKTLEQLEIDRETIYKMIQRCEEQLETTGLTDEFKFGLKMDKNEITEELQLRTAQIMELRQKIFDSNEELMKKNRFDHLTTIADTKTALKHVFHVAADNRRAMLELQNQIEELKASLLEKKDIIKRGEKKVLDIMNKHQKQVEHLQKEYEDNILVLLRQLNEKERVSNGGNGGEFAERFRIYDDQLSKFEQLREELNQKDKLILDLQTVVNNGVGSYRSKSSKSKNMNSSPITPTNIEVDDTKENCVDITPLRRRLNKLKRESRMFEPSEERANRLNLKRNAEGQPMCLCIKNCLKNICMCQKKNLSCSKYCKCSAAACTNRHSPKHEPIQEEEEEVLENVLNQTFKKPKTELPTIADIANETYDKILE